In Desulfovibrio sp. TomC, the sequence CATTTGGGCAGGCCCCCGGAGGACACGTCCGGGGGCCTTGCAAGCGGTGCTACTTGGCGATGCCGACGGCCCGGCGTTCGCGGATGACCGTGACCCGGATCTGGCCGGGATAGGTCAGGTTGTCCTCAATGCGTTTGGCGATGTCCTTGCAGAGGATAAACGTCTTGTCGTCGTCGACGTTTTCCGAATCCACCATGACCCGGACTTCACGGCCGGCCTGGATGGCGTAGGCCTTGGACACGCCCTCGAAATCAAGAGCCAGATTCTCAAGCTCTTCCAGACGCTTGACGTAGCTCTCCAGCAGTTCCTTGCGCGCGCCGGGACGGGCTCCGGACAGGCTGTCGGCGGCCTGGACCAGGGTGGCCAGGATGGACTTGGGCGGCACGTCCTCATGGTGGGCCATGATGGCGTGGAGAATGTCGCCGGATTCGCCGAACTTCTTGGCCAGATCCGCGCCGATGACGGCATGGGGGCCTTCGATTTCGTGGTCCACGGCCTTGCCGATGTCGTGGAGCAGCCCGGCGCGTTTGGCCCGCTTGATGTCCACGCCCAGTTCGGCGGCCATGATGCCGGCCAGGGAGGCCACTTCCAGGGAGTGCTGGAGCACGTTTTGAGAATAGCTGGTCCGGTATTGCAGCTGGCCTAAAAGGCGCACGAGCTCGGGATGGATGCCGTGGACGCCGGAGTCGAAGGTGGCCTGCTCGCCGATCTCGCGGATCTTGACGTCGAGTTCCTGCTCGCACTTCTTGACGATGTCTTCGATGCGGGCGGGGTGGATGCGGCCATCGGTGATGAGGCGCTCCAGGGCCATCTTGGCGATCTGGCGCTTGAGCGGCGAAAAGGCTGAGAGGATGACGGTTTCCGGGGTGTCGTCGATGATGAGATCGACGCCGGTGGCGGCTTCCAGGGCGCGGATGTTGCGACCTTCGCGGCCGATGATGCGGCCCTTCATTTCTTCGGAAGGCAGGGCCACGGCGGTCACGGTCTGTTCGCCCACGAAATCGCCGGCATAGCGCTGGATGGCCAGGGCCAGGATCTTCTTGCCGCTTTTATCTGCGGTTTCCTTGGCTTCCATCTCGATCTGGCGGACCATGCGGGCGGCTTCGTGGCGGGTCTTGGACTCGATCTCGTCCATGAGCCGCTTTTTGGCCTCTTCCATGGTCAGGCCGGACACTTCCTGGAGGCGCTTGTCGTGTTCGTCGGCCAGGCGCGAGAGTTCCTCGCTCTTTTCCTCGAGGTCGCGCTCCTTGGCGGTCAGGCGCTTTTCAACGGCGAGCAGCTCGGTTTCCTTGACAACAACCAGCTCCTGCTTTTCCTCCAGGCGTTCGCGGCGTTTGCGCACCTGTTCTTCCCGGTCGTCCAGGGACTGGGTCTTGTCGCGGAACTCTTTTTCCAGTTCCTGTTTTTGCCGGTACAGATCGTCCTGGGCAGCCAGGACAACTTCTTTCTTGTGGGCCGAGGCCTCTTTACGGGCTTCGTCGAGAATCCGCTCGGCCAGGGTTTTGGCCTCGTTGAGCGTTTTCTGGGAAATCCATTTATCGAGGTAATAGCCGGCCGGCACGCCCAGGCCGATGCCCACGAGGCCCATGAAGATGGTCGAAAATTCCATGGCTTCTCCCGAAGCGGGGAGAACACGGGCAAAGCCCAAGGGCAAGGGATCGGACGAATCACAATCCGGAAGATGCATGGCCCAGGCCGCGTGAGGTGTGGCAAAAGTCTGGTTGGGGATGCCGCTTGGGACAACAGCGGCACTCCGCATTCCAGTTTATAGCAAAGCCCCAGAGAGCCGTGTCGTCAGTTCTTTTGAACCTTGGCAACCAAGGCGGACGCCGCTGTTTGACCTTCAGGCCACCCGGTCGAAGCCGGGCACGCACACCAGCCACGCGTCGCGGCATCCAATTTTTGAGTATCGGCTCAAAAACAAACGAACGATCACGCACACCCCAGGGAACTTTTTATCAAGGCTCGCCGCCACGCGGCGCAACCGATCAATCTATCTTATGCAGCAGATTGTCCACCCGATCATGCAGATGGTCAAGTTGCTGGTTCGACATCAACATATCGTCAGCCAGACCTAAAGCGACAAAGGCCAGCAATTTCTCCTTGCCGAGCGTTTTCCCGCCCGCTTTAAGCAAGTTATATCGTTGCTCCACCAATTCCTTGGCGGCACTTACGCGCTCCGGTCCGGCATCTGTCTTAAACGACAGCTCAAGGCCCATTATGGACAGTGAATAACTGGGCATCGAAGGACCGAAGATTCCCCGCCAGTCTCAAGACCGGCCGGAGTGTTAGGGTTCAAGCTCCTCCTGAAGCTTTTCCAGAAGACCGTCTATGCGCTCGGCGACGGCCTTTTTCTCTTCGGCATAACGGGCCACTTCGGCCCGAAGCGCCGCATTTTCTTCTTCCAGAGTCTTTTTACGCGCAACGAGTTGTTCGACCCGTTGTTCGAGGGCGTCGAAAATGTCCATGGCTTCCTGCTAGCCTGATTTTCGTCGGAAAGCAAGCCGGGGCCTCATTTTCGGGCTTTGGTCACCTGCCGGCCCCGGCCCAGGGCCAACATCCCGTCCGCTACATCGGAAGTAATCACGGAACCGGCCCCGACAAGGGCGTCGTTGCCGATGGTCACCGGCGCAACCAGGGCGGAGTTGGAACCGATGAAGGCCCGCTCGCCAATGACCGTCTGGTGCTTGTGCACTCCGTCGTAATTGCAGGTAATGGTGCCGGCTCCGATATTGGACCCGGCCCCGATCACGGCGTCGCCCAGATAGGTCAGATGATTGGCCTTGGCTCCGGGACCAAGCACGGATTTCTTCATCTCGACGAAATTGCCGACCCGCGCCCGTTCTTCCATGACCGCCCCCGGGCGCAGCCGGGCATAGGGGCCGACCTGGCAGCCGGCGTCCACCCGGGCCTTTTCCAGATGGCAAAAGGAATGGATCACGACGTCTTCGCCAACCTCGGCGTCAAGGAGCACGCCGTGGGAGGCCAGCGTCGCTCCGGCCTTGATGCGGGTTTCACCGGAGAGTTCCAACGGCCCGCACAGCTCCACGCCCGGGGCAATGGCGACCTCCGGACCGATGCGCACGCTGTCGGCCGCCCGCACCACCACCCCGGCGTCGATATGGGCGTCGACAATGCGCCGGCGTAAAATTTCTTCGGCCCCGACCAGTTCCCGCGGGCTGTTGATGCCAAGATAGGCCTCGTCCGCCCCCCGGTTGACCGGCAGCACCCGCAGCCCGGCGGCCTGGGCCAGCCCGATCAGGTCGGTGATGTAGTATTCGCCGCTCTTGTTGTCGTTAGACAGCTCGGCCAGAAGCGGCGCGACAACGGCCAGACGCACAAGGTAGACCCCGGCGTTGATTTCGCCCGTGGCCGGTCCGTGGAGCGCCGGGTCAAAATCCTTGGCCTCGACAATCCGTACCGCGTCCCCCTGGCGCACCACCCGGCCGTAGGCGGCAGGATCGGGCAGCTCGATGGAGACAAAGGCGACGTCGGCCTTGGCAGCCAGGGCGGCGTCACGAAACCGTTGCAGACTCTCGGCCGTCACCAGCGGCGCATCGCCGTTGACCACCAGCACATGGTCAAGGCCGGCGGCGGCCAGAACCGGCAGGGCCGTGGCCAGGGCATGGCCGGTGCCGAGCTGTTCGGTCTGGCGCACGAAGCGGCCGGCCAGTTCCGGAAAGACGGCTTCCACGGACTCGGCCCGGTGGCCGACCACCGTATAGACCGCTTGGCCGCACAAAATCGCCAGGGCCTGCTCGACATACCAGAGCATGGGTTTGCCAAGCAGGGTTTTGAGCACCTTGGGGGCGTCGCTTTTCATACGGGTGCCCTTGCCGGCGGCCAGGACCAATGCTCCGATACGCTGTGCCATGAGGTCTTCTCCGATCCGTCAGAAGTGTCCGCCCGGCCAGGGGCCGGGCGGCGTCTTGGAAGTGTTGCCGCCAGGTCGGCGGCGGGGTCTAGCGCCCGCCGGACGGGGCCGAGCCGGGCAACCGGGCCACCTGGTGCAGTTTCATACGGGCCATGGCCCGCTGCAGGGCCGCTTTGGCCCGGGTATAATCCACGGCCTCCTGCCGCTCGACCGCCAATCGGGCTTCGGCCCGATCCCTGGCTTTACGCGCCCGGTCCAAATCAATCTCTTCAGGCAGTTCAGCCGCTTCAGCCAAAATCAACACCTTTTCCGGCGACACATCGGCAAAGCCGCCGCTGACAAACACGTACTCTGTTTTGCCGGCCACGCGGTAGCCAAACGATCCAATGCTCAGGGCGGTCAGAAAGGGAACGTGCAACGGCAGGGCGGTAAATTCGCCGGCCACGCCTGTGGCCGTGACCGATTCAACGGTCTTGGCCAGCACCAGCCGGTCCGGGGTGACAATCTCAAGGGCAAAGGTCCGGGCCATAGTGGATCCTTGGCAAAGGGTTTCACGGACTGCTTCCGGGGTGCTACCAGAAACACCCCGGGTCCGACAATGCAGACCAGGACGCATAAAAAAAAGGCGGCTCCTTTCGGAGCCGCCTGGGGTTCACATGTCCGAGGCGTGTTTAGTGCGTCGAAGCGGCAATGGTCCCGGCGTTTTCGCGCACGCGCATGCGGTAGAACGCACGCTGCATGGCGGCCTGGGCCCGGGCGAAGTCAACCTTGTCGCGTTCACGCTCGACGCGCTGTTTGGCCCGATCCTGGGCCTTGCGGGCGCGCTCGATGTCGATGTCCTCGGGGCGTTCGGCAACCTCGGCCAGAATGGTGACCTTGTTCCCGGACACTTCGGCAAACCCGCCGGCAATGAAGACGTAGTGCGCCTTCCCGTCGAGCTTGTACATCAGGCTGCCGATGCCAAGGGCCGACAGAAACGGGATGTGGTTTGCCATGATGCCGAATTCACCGAGCAGACCCGGAGCGCCCACGTAGTCAACATCCTGGGACAAGACAAGCTTGTCCGGGGTGACGATTTCAAGGCGGAGTTGGGCCATGATCGTTATCCTTTCTTGGCGTTTTCAACGGCCTCGTTGATGTCGCCGACCATGTAGAACGCGCCCTCGGGGATGTCGTCATGCTTGCCGTCGATGATGGCGCGGAAGCCCTTGATGGTGTCCTCAAGCTTCACGTAGCGGCCTTCCTTGCCGGTGAACTGGGCGGCAACGAAGAAGGGCTGCGACAGGAAGCGCTGGATCTTACGAGCGCGGGCAACGGTCAGCTTGTCGTCGTCGGACAGTTCGTCCATACCGAGGATCGCGATGATGTCCTGGAGATCCTTGTACTTCTGGAGGCTCGACTGGACTTCGCGGGCCGTGGCGTAATGCTCGGCGCCAAGGACCAGCGGGTCCAGGATGCGCGAGGTGGAGTCAAGCGGATCCACCGCGGGGTAGATGCCGAGCTCGGCGATCTGACGGGACAGAACCAGCGTGCCGTCCAAGTGGGAGAACGTGGTGGCAGGGGCGGGGTCGGTCAAGTCATCGGCGGGCACGTAAACGGCCTGGACCGAGGTGATGGAGCCTTTCTTGGTGGAGGTGATGCGTTCCTGGAGAGCGCCAAGGTCGGTGCTCAGGGTCGGCTGGTAACCGACCGCGGAAGGCATGCGGCCAAGAAGGGCCGACACTTCGGAACCGGCCTGGGTGAACCGGAAGATGTTGTCGATAAACAGCAACACGTCCTGGCCTTCCTCGTCGCGGAAGTACTCGGCGCAGGTCAGAGCGGTCAGGGCGACGCGGGCGCGGGCTCCCGGAGGCTCGTTCATCTGACCGTAGACAAGCGAGGCTTTGCTCAGAATGCCGGCTTCTTTGAACTCGTTGTAAAGGTCGTTGCCTTCACGGGTACGCTCACCGACGCCGGCGAACACGGACAGACCGCCGTGGTGCTTGGCGATGTTGTTGATGAGCTCCATGAGAACGACGGTCTTGCCGACGCCGGCGCCGCCGAACAGGCCGAGCTTGCCGCCCTTGGGGAAGGGGATGAGCAGGTCGATGACCTTGATGCCGGTTTCGAGCAGCTCGATGCTGGTGGACTGATCCACGAAGGCCGGAGCCGAACGGTGGATCGGCCACATGGCCGAGCTGTCAACCGGGCCCATTTCGTCCACGGGACGGCCGACGACGTTCAGGATGCGGCCAAGGGCGCCCTTGCCGACCGGAACGCGGATGGCCGCGCCGGAGTCGATGGCGGTCATGCCGCGCACCAGACCGTCGGTGGAGTCCATGGCGATGCAGCGCACGACGTTGTCGCCGAGGTGCTGGGCCACTTCGACCACGAGGTCGGTAGCGAATTCATTGTTAACGTTCTTGATGTCGAGGGCATTCAAGATATTCGGCAGTTTGCCCTCGGGAAATTCGACGTCGATAACGGCGCCGATGACCTGCACGATTTTTCCGACATTTCCGCTTGTCGCGCTCATTGTATCATGCCCCCTTGGTTATCCCTTGAGTGCTTCGGAACCGCCGACGATGTCCATCAGTTCCTTGGTAATGGCCGTTTGCCGGGCCTTGTTGTAGACCAGGGTAAGCGAGCTGACGAGGTCGTCGCAGTTCCTGGTGGCATTGTCCATGGATCGCATACGGGCAGCGTGTTCGCTGGCCGAAGTGTCAAGCAGCCCGCGGTAGATCTGGACATTGATGAACCGGGGAAGCAACTCGGCGAGCAAGCCTTCCACAGACGGTTCGTAGATGTACTCGGCCTTGGCTCCGCCATCCGCCTTGACTTCCTCGCCGGCTTCGGCAGGGGACAGGGGCAGCACGGGCAAAAGCGTCGGTTCCTGACGGGCGAGGCTGGCAAACTTCCCGAAGGCCATGATCACTTCATCGTAGGAGCCGCCGACGTAGCCGCCGATGACTTCGGAACCGATGCGTGTGGCCAGGGAGAAGTCGAAGGCTGCCATTTCGTTGACGTAGGCGGCAACGATCTCGAAGCTCGAGCGGCGGAAGCTGTCGCGGGCCTTGCGGCCCACGCACATGATCTTGACTTCCTTGCCTTCGGCGGCCTTGACCCGGGCTACTTTCAGGGCCGCGTTAATGATGTTGTTGTTAAAAGCGCCGCACAGACCGCGATCGGACGTGATGACGACCATAAGGACGGTCTTCACTTCGGCCCGGGCCTCCAGCAGCGGATGGATCGAGGAGTCGGCGCCCTTGGCCAGTTCTCCGAGCATCTCGTAGAACTTGTCGGCGTAGGGGCGAAACCGCTCGATGCGCGACTGGGCGTGGCGCAGCTTGGCCGAGGCCACCATGTTCATGGCCTTGGTGATCTGCTTGGTCTTTGTGACCCCGTTGATCTTGTTCTTGACGTCTTTGAGCGCAGGCATGGCTCCCCCTTTAGGCCTGTGTCAGCGTTGCGCGGCAGCCGCTTGCGGCCGCCTTTTTGCAAAAACCCTTCATGGTTTTTAAGCGCGACGCTTAGGCCTTGAAGCCCTTTTTGAACTCGTCGATGGCCGCGCCAAGCTTGGCGATAAGCCCATCGTCGAGCGCCTTTTTCTCCCGAATTTCGTTCAGGATGTCGCTCTTGGCGTTGGCAAAGTACTCCTGCAGGCCTTCTTCGAACTTGCGCACGGACTCGACCGGCACGTCGTCCATGAAGCCGCGGGTACCGGCGAACAGGGAGATGACCTGCTCGGCCACGCTCATGGGCTTGTACTGGGGCTGCTTGAGCAGTTCCACCATGCGCATGCCGCGATTGAGCTTCAACTGGGTGCCCTTGTCCAGATCGGAACCGAACTGGGCAAATGCGGCCAGTTCGCGGTACTGGGCGAGGTCGAGACGCAGCGTGCCGGCGACCTGCTTCATGGCCTTGACCTGGGCGGCGCCGCCGACGCGGGAGACCGACAGACCGACGTTGATGGCCGGACGGATACCGGCGTTAAACAGGTTCGGCTCGAGGTAAACCTGTCCGTCGGTGATGGAGATGACGTTGGTCGGGATGTAGGCCGACACGTCGCCCGCCTGGGTCTCGATGATGGGCAGAGCGGTCAGCGAACCGGCTCCCAGGGCATCGGACAACTTGGCGGCGCGCTCCAGCAAACGGGAGTGGAGGTAGAAAACGTCGCCGGGGTAGGCTTCACGTCCGGGGGGACGACGAAGCAGCAGGGCCATCTGGCGGTAGCTGACGGCCTGCTTGGAAAGATCGTCATAGATGATCAGGGCGTGGCGGCCGTTGTCGCGGTGGAACTCCGCCATGGTGCAACCGGAGTAGGCGGCCATGAACTGGAGCGAGGCCGGCTCGGAAGCGGTGGCCGAGATGATGGTGGTGTATTCCATGGCGCCGTAACGACGCAGGGTTTCGGCAACCAGGGCAACCGTGGACTTCTTCTGGCCGATGGCGACGTAGAAGCAGAACACGCCCTGTCCCTTCTGGGCCAGGATGGCGTCGATGCAGACAGCGGTCTTGCCGGTCTGGCGGTCGCCGATGATCAGTTCGCGCTGGCCGCGACCGATGGGGGTCATGGCGTCGACGGCTTTGAGGCCGGTGTACATCGGCTCGTGGACCGACTTACGGGCGATGATGCCGGGGGCCTTGATTTCGACGTTGCGGACTTCCTTGGCTTCAATGGGGCCAAGACCGTCGATGGGGCTTCCCAGGGGATCGATGACGCGGCCGGTGACGGCGTCGCCGACGGGCACCGAGAAGATCTTGCCGGTACGCTTGACCGGGTCGCCTTCTTTAATGTGGGTGTCTTCACCAAGAAGGGCCACACCGACGTTGTCCTCTTCCAGGTTGAGCACCAGACCCATGACGCCGCCCGGGAATTCCAGAAGCTCCATGGCCATGGCGTTCTGGACGCCGTAGACGCGGGCGATCTGGTCGCCGACGGACAGCACAGTGCCAGTCTCGCTCATCTCGACGCGAGACTCATAGTGCTGAATCTGCTGTTCGATGATCTGGCTGATCTCTTCCGCTTTGATTTGCATGGCCCTACTCACCCCTCTTGATTTGTTCTTTCAATATTTCAAGTTGGGCGCGAAGGCTCGCGTCCAACACCTTGTCGCCGA encodes:
- the zapB gene encoding cell division protein ZapB; the protein is MDIFDALEQRVEQLVARKKTLEEENAALRAEVARYAEEKKAVAERIDGLLEKLQEELEP
- the rny gene encoding ribonuclease Y, translated to MEFSTIFMGLVGIGLGVPAGYYLDKWISQKTLNEAKTLAERILDEARKEASAHKKEVVLAAQDDLYRQKQELEKEFRDKTQSLDDREEQVRKRRERLEEKQELVVVKETELLAVEKRLTAKERDLEEKSEELSRLADEHDKRLQEVSGLTMEEAKKRLMDEIESKTRHEAARMVRQIEMEAKETADKSGKKILALAIQRYAGDFVGEQTVTAVALPSEEMKGRIIGREGRNIRALEAATGVDLIIDDTPETVILSAFSPLKRQIAKMALERLITDGRIHPARIEDIVKKCEQELDVKIREIGEQATFDSGVHGIHPELVRLLGQLQYRTSYSQNVLQHSLEVASLAGIMAAELGVDIKRAKRAGLLHDIGKAVDHEIEGPHAVIGADLAKKFGESGDILHAIMAHHEDVPPKSILATLVQAADSLSGARPGARKELLESYVKRLEELENLALDFEGVSKAYAIQAGREVRVMVDSENVDDDKTFILCKDIAKRIEDNLTYPGQIRVTVIRERRAVGIAK
- a CDS encoding F0F1 ATP synthase subunit epsilon, encoding MARTFALEIVTPDRLVLAKTVESVTATGVAGEFTALPLHVPFLTALSIGSFGYRVAGKTEYVFVSGGFADVSPEKVLILAEAAELPEEIDLDRARKARDRAEARLAVERQEAVDYTRAKAALQRAMARMKLHQVARLPGSAPSGGR
- a CDS encoding cell division protein ZapA, with the translated sequence MPSYSLSIMGLELSFKTDAGPERVSAAKELVEQRYNLLKAGGKTLGKEKLLAFVALGLADDMLMSNQQLDHLHDRVDNLLHKID
- the glmU gene encoding bifunctional UDP-N-acetylglucosamine diphosphorylase/glucosamine-1-phosphate N-acetyltransferase GlmU; translation: MAQRIGALVLAAGKGTRMKSDAPKVLKTLLGKPMLWYVEQALAILCGQAVYTVVGHRAESVEAVFPELAGRFVRQTEQLGTGHALATALPVLAAAGLDHVLVVNGDAPLVTAESLQRFRDAALAAKADVAFVSIELPDPAAYGRVVRQGDAVRIVEAKDFDPALHGPATGEINAGVYLVRLAVVAPLLAELSNDNKSGEYYITDLIGLAQAAGLRVLPVNRGADEAYLGINSPRELVGAEEILRRRIVDAHIDAGVVVRAADSVRIGPEVAIAPGVELCGPLELSGETRIKAGATLASHGVLLDAEVGEDVVIHSFCHLEKARVDAGCQVGPYARLRPGAVMEERARVGNFVEMKKSVLGPGAKANHLTYLGDAVIGAGSNIGAGTITCNYDGVHKHQTVIGERAFIGSNSALVAPVTIGNDALVGAGSVITSDVADGMLALGRGRQVTKARK
- a CDS encoding F0F1 ATP synthase subunit gamma, whose translation is MPALKDVKNKINGVTKTKQITKAMNMVASAKLRHAQSRIERFRPYADKFYEMLGELAKGADSSIHPLLEARAEVKTVLMVVITSDRGLCGAFNNNIINAALKVARVKAAEGKEVKIMCVGRKARDSFRRSSFEIVAAYVNEMAAFDFSLATRIGSEVIGGYVGGSYDEVIMAFGKFASLARQEPTLLPVLPLSPAEAGEEVKADGGAKAEYIYEPSVEGLLAELLPRFINVQIYRGLLDTSASEHAARMRSMDNATRNCDDLVSSLTLVYNKARQTAITKELMDIVGGSEALKG
- a CDS encoding F0F1 ATP synthase subunit epsilon, which produces MAQLRLEIVTPDKLVLSQDVDYVGAPGLLGEFGIMANHIPFLSALGIGSLMYKLDGKAHYVFIAGGFAEVSGNKVTILAEVAERPEDIDIERARKAQDRAKQRVERERDKVDFARAQAAMQRAFYRMRVRENAGTIAASTH
- the atpD gene encoding F0F1 ATP synthase subunit beta, with amino-acid sequence MSATSGNVGKIVQVIGAVIDVEFPEGKLPNILNALDIKNVNNEFATDLVVEVAQHLGDNVVRCIAMDSTDGLVRGMTAIDSGAAIRVPVGKGALGRILNVVGRPVDEMGPVDSSAMWPIHRSAPAFVDQSTSIELLETGIKVIDLLIPFPKGGKLGLFGGAGVGKTVVLMELINNIAKHHGGLSVFAGVGERTREGNDLYNEFKEAGILSKASLVYGQMNEPPGARARVALTALTCAEYFRDEEGQDVLLFIDNIFRFTQAGSEVSALLGRMPSAVGYQPTLSTDLGALQERITSTKKGSITSVQAVYVPADDLTDPAPATTFSHLDGTLVLSRQIAELGIYPAVDPLDSTSRILDPLVLGAEHYATAREVQSSLQKYKDLQDIIAILGMDELSDDDKLTVARARKIQRFLSQPFFVAAQFTGKEGRYVKLEDTIKGFRAIIDGKHDDIPEGAFYMVGDINEAVENAKKG
- the atpA gene encoding F0F1 ATP synthase subunit alpha; its protein translation is MQIKAEEISQIIEQQIQHYESRVEMSETGTVLSVGDQIARVYGVQNAMAMELLEFPGGVMGLVLNLEEDNVGVALLGEDTHIKEGDPVKRTGKIFSVPVGDAVTGRVIDPLGSPIDGLGPIEAKEVRNVEIKAPGIIARKSVHEPMYTGLKAVDAMTPIGRGQRELIIGDRQTGKTAVCIDAILAQKGQGVFCFYVAIGQKKSTVALVAETLRRYGAMEYTTIISATASEPASLQFMAAYSGCTMAEFHRDNGRHALIIYDDLSKQAVSYRQMALLLRRPPGREAYPGDVFYLHSRLLERAAKLSDALGAGSLTALPIIETQAGDVSAYIPTNVISITDGQVYLEPNLFNAGIRPAINVGLSVSRVGGAAQVKAMKQVAGTLRLDLAQYRELAAFAQFGSDLDKGTQLKLNRGMRMVELLKQPQYKPMSVAEQVISLFAGTRGFMDDVPVESVRKFEEGLQEYFANAKSDILNEIREKKALDDGLIAKLGAAIDEFKKGFKA